One Mustela nigripes isolate SB6536 chromosome 5, MUSNIG.SB6536, whole genome shotgun sequence DNA segment encodes these proteins:
- the COL11A2 gene encoding collagen alpha-2(XI) chain isoform X6 has protein sequence MELWGVLRLWPPVGPWDPVFGSPAMERCSRCHRLLLLVPLVLGLSAVPARAGTPPVDVLRALRFPSLPDGVRRARGICPADVAYRVSRPAQLSAPTRQLFPGSFPKDFSLLTAVRTRPGLQAPLLTLYSAQGVQQLGLELGRPFRFLYEDQTGRPRPPAQPVFRGLSLADGKWHRVAVAVKGQSVTLIVDCKKRVTRPLPRSARPLLDTHGVIIFGARILDEEVFEGDIQELVIAPGVQAAYESCEQKELECEGAWRERPQKQQSHRAQRSPKQQPSRLHRPQNQEPQRQPAESFYYDYETPYYDVMTTGTTPDYQRPRSPSRRAPPPPRGRRTPPRKPTPPAKRSAARQAPPSPGRRPSRIGGSGPARGLPPPFRRPARRAAPPTAQAPPRTRGSGYRQDPTPGEEEGILESSPLPPPEEPTGS, from the exons ATGGAG CTTTGGGGCGTTCTGCGCCTCTGGCCGCCCGTAGGTCCCTGGGACCCAGTGTTCGGGTCGCCAGCCATGGAGCGATGCAGCCGCTGCCATCGCCTCCTCCTGCTGGTACCGCTAGTGCTGGGGCTTAGCGCGGTCCCCGCCAGGGCAG GTACACCGCCTGTGGATGTGCTCCGGGCCCTGAGGTTCCCCTCCCTTCCTGATGGCGTCCGGAGGGCAAGAGGCATCTGTCCAGCTGATGTGGCCTACCGAGTATCCCGTCCTGCCCAGCTCAGTGCACCCACCCGCCAGCTCTTCCCAG GAAGTTTTCCCAAAGATTTCTCATTGCTGACTGCTGTCCGGACCCGCCCTGGCCTCCAGGCTCCCCTCCTGACTCTCTACAGTGCCCAGGGTGTCCAACAGCTGGGCCTGGAGCTTGGCCGACCATTCCGCTTCCTATATGAAGATCAGACTGGACGGCCTCGACCCCCAGCTCAGCCAGTCTTCAGAGGCCTCAGCCTAGCAGATGGCAA GTGGCACCGTGTGGCTGTGGCTGTGAAGGGCCAGTCTGTCACCCTCATAGTTGACTGCAAGAAGCGGGTCACCCGGCCTCTCCCCCGAAGTGCTCGCCCATTGTTGGACACTCATGGAGTGATTATCTTTGGTGCCCGCATCCTGGATGAAGAAGTGTTTGAG GGTGACATCCAGGAGCTTGTCATTGCCCCAGGGGTGCAAGCTGCCTACGAGTCCTGTGAACAGAAGGAGCTGGAGTGTGAAGGAGCTTGGAGGGAGAGACCTCAGAAACAACAGTCTCACAGGGCCCAGAGATCTCCAAAACAGCAGCCATCAAGACTTCATAGGCCACAAAACCAGGAACCTCAGCGACAG CCTGCTGAGTCTTTCTACTATGACTACGAGACCCCTTATTACGATGTGATGACTACAGGGACGACCCCTGATTATCAG AGACCACGGAGCCCCAGCCGcagggctccccctccccccagggggcGTCGGACCCCTCCCAGAAAGCCTACCCCACCTGCCAAGAGGTCAGCAGCCCGGCAGGCGCCCCCCTCACCAGGCCGGAGGCCTTCTCGAATTGGAGGTTCCGGCCCAGCGCGGGGCCTGCCTCCCCCCTTCAGACGCCCAGCTCGGCGGGCAGCTCCCCCCACTGCCCAGGCCCCCCCCAGGACCAGAGGAAGCGGTTACCGGCAG GACCCCACCCCaggtgaagaggaaggaatactgGAATCGAGCCCCTTGCCACCCCCTGAGGAG CCGACAGGTTCCTGA
- the COL11A2 gene encoding collagen alpha-2(XI) chain isoform X7, which yields MELWGVLRLWPPVGPWDPVFGSPAMERCSRCHRLLLLVPLVLGLSAVPARAGTPPVDVLRALRFPSLPDGVRRARGICPADVAYRVSRPAQLSAPTRQLFPGSFPKDFSLLTAVRTRPGLQAPLLTLYSAQGVQQLGLELGRPFRFLYEDQTGRPRPPAQPVFRGLSLADGKWHRVAVAVKGQSVTLIVDCKKRVTRPLPRSARPLLDTHGVIIFGARILDEEVFEGDIQELVIAPGVQAAYESCEQKELECEGAWRERPQKQQSHRAQRSPKQQPSRLHRPQNQEPQRQPAESFYYDYETPYYDVMTTGTTPDYQDPTPGEEEGILESSPLPPPEEPTGS from the exons ATGGAG CTTTGGGGCGTTCTGCGCCTCTGGCCGCCCGTAGGTCCCTGGGACCCAGTGTTCGGGTCGCCAGCCATGGAGCGATGCAGCCGCTGCCATCGCCTCCTCCTGCTGGTACCGCTAGTGCTGGGGCTTAGCGCGGTCCCCGCCAGGGCAG GTACACCGCCTGTGGATGTGCTCCGGGCCCTGAGGTTCCCCTCCCTTCCTGATGGCGTCCGGAGGGCAAGAGGCATCTGTCCAGCTGATGTGGCCTACCGAGTATCCCGTCCTGCCCAGCTCAGTGCACCCACCCGCCAGCTCTTCCCAG GAAGTTTTCCCAAAGATTTCTCATTGCTGACTGCTGTCCGGACCCGCCCTGGCCTCCAGGCTCCCCTCCTGACTCTCTACAGTGCCCAGGGTGTCCAACAGCTGGGCCTGGAGCTTGGCCGACCATTCCGCTTCCTATATGAAGATCAGACTGGACGGCCTCGACCCCCAGCTCAGCCAGTCTTCAGAGGCCTCAGCCTAGCAGATGGCAA GTGGCACCGTGTGGCTGTGGCTGTGAAGGGCCAGTCTGTCACCCTCATAGTTGACTGCAAGAAGCGGGTCACCCGGCCTCTCCCCCGAAGTGCTCGCCCATTGTTGGACACTCATGGAGTGATTATCTTTGGTGCCCGCATCCTGGATGAAGAAGTGTTTGAG GGTGACATCCAGGAGCTTGTCATTGCCCCAGGGGTGCAAGCTGCCTACGAGTCCTGTGAACAGAAGGAGCTGGAGTGTGAAGGAGCTTGGAGGGAGAGACCTCAGAAACAACAGTCTCACAGGGCCCAGAGATCTCCAAAACAGCAGCCATCAAGACTTCATAGGCCACAAAACCAGGAACCTCAGCGACAG CCTGCTGAGTCTTTCTACTATGACTACGAGACCCCTTATTACGATGTGATGACTACAGGGACGACCCCTGATTATCAG GACCCCACCCCaggtgaagaggaaggaatactgGAATCGAGCCCCTTGCCACCCCCTGAGGAG CCGACAGGTTCCTGA